A part of Helicobacter ibis genomic DNA contains:
- the ccsA gene encoding cytochrome c biogenesis protein CcsA, with amino-acid sequence MKNVLNNIFKGFCSFQVSIVLMIIYASACGVATFVENDYGTPSARALIYDTQWFDLLHFLIILNLIGLMVLSRALQRKKYASLLFHASFVVIFVGAAITRYYGFEGVMHIREGESVNTMKSQEEFLTILAKVDDKVYRAFFPTTITPLVQESFDHSLPFMDGSLNVKFVDYLPAKDKMSFDFLKVEVSYKDNVETIEVPKDGGNGNLVRFELGEHKFALEWGARIITLPFAIRLDDFILDRYAGSMSPSSYESEVVVIDDANNIEEPHRIYMNNVLDYGGFRFFQSSYDQDELGTILSVNRDPGKIPTYIGYAMLTIGLLWAFFAKNGRFYKLGRYLKAQNLAIAALFIASISSTPIYANEQEKIDMHGGKSVEIPKADEITNEEMPEITSENVLDLIKNLKEKSKDHANSFGELLIQDFGGRIKPLDTMAMEYMHKMTKKNEFLGLSNMQLFLGMMTYPNEFKKVKMISISSPKLKQVIGVDESEKYIAFDDAFVNGQYKLINYLEEANRKKPSMRDKFDKDVIAVDERINVAFLIYTAQSLRIIPDFNKESTTWYAPTEAMATFKQEDRDHLHKLFQAYFASFNQGLVEDNWENATLALSAFKQIQAQFGGELLPEAKRVQLEIFLNHYNIFDNLTLFYILAGVILFIVVLIQILRDKNVVILPSKLIHLFILLLVIIHTIGLGVRWYVGEHAPWSNAYESMIYVAWASGIAGVVFFRKSYLALAASSFLAGICLFVAHLGFMDPQIGNLVPVLKSYWLNIHVSIITASYGFLGLCFILGAISLLLFIFRGKNPQIDKTLLTIHTINEMSMILGLAMLTVGNFLGGVWANESWGRYWGWDPKETWALISIVVYAIVLHVRFLPKGDNPFVFAALSVIAFYSILMTYFGVNYYLSGLHSYAAGDPLPIPTFLYYFVAGTILLIILAGRKRDLLPPKL; translated from the coding sequence ATGAAAAATGTATTAAATAATATTTTTAAGGGGTTTTGTAGTTTTCAAGTTAGTATAGTTTTGATGATTATTTATGCTAGTGCCTGTGGTGTAGCTACATTTGTAGAAAATGATTATGGCACTCCATCTGCTAGGGCGTTGATATATGATACACAATGGTTTGATTTGCTTCATTTTTTAATTATTTTAAACTTAATTGGACTTATGGTGCTGTCTCGTGCATTACAGAGAAAAAAGTATGCTAGTTTGTTATTTCATGCGTCATTTGTGGTGATATTTGTTGGAGCTGCTATTACTAGATATTATGGTTTTGAGGGGGTTATGCATATAAGAGAAGGAGAGAGTGTAAATACCATGAAGTCGCAAGAGGAGTTTTTAACAATACTTGCTAAAGTAGATGATAAGGTATATAGAGCATTTTTTCCAACTACAATAACACCATTGGTGCAAGAATCTTTTGATCATTCATTACCATTTATGGATGGTAGTTTGAATGTTAAATTCGTAGATTATCTACCTGCTAAAGATAAGATGTCATTTGATTTTTTAAAAGTGGAAGTATCATATAAGGATAATGTAGAAACAATAGAGGTGCCAAAAGATGGTGGTAATGGGAATCTTGTTAGATTTGAGCTTGGTGAGCATAAGTTTGCACTAGAGTGGGGTGCTAGAATTATTACTCTTCCATTTGCAATTAGGCTTGATGATTTTATTCTAGATAGATATGCTGGATCTATGAGTCCGTCATCTTATGAATCTGAAGTTGTAGTAATAGATGATGCAAACAATATAGAAGAGCCACATAGGATATACATGAATAATGTTCTTGATTATGGTGGGTTTAGATTCTTCCAATCTTCTTATGATCAAGATGAGTTAGGAACAATATTATCTGTAAATAGAGATCCGGGCAAAATTCCTACATATATAGGTTATGCAATGCTAACTATTGGTCTTTTGTGGGCGTTTTTTGCTAAAAATGGTAGATTTTATAAATTAGGCAGATATTTAAAAGCACAAAATTTAGCCATTGCAGCATTATTTATAGCTTCTATATCTAGCACTCCTATATATGCAAATGAACAAGAAAAAATAGATATGCATGGCGGTAAATCAGTAGAGATTCCAAAAGCTGATGAAATTACAAATGAAGAAATGCCAGAGATTACAAGTGAAAATGTGCTGGATTTAATAAAGAATCTAAAAGAAAAATCAAAAGATCATGCAAACTCCTTTGGTGAGTTATTGATACAAGATTTTGGTGGGAGGATTAAGCCACTTGATACAATGGCTATGGAATATATGCATAAAATGACTAAGAAAAATGAATTCTTAGGTCTTAGCAATATGCAATTATTCTTAGGAATGATGACATATCCAAATGAGTTTAAAAAAGTAAAAATGATTTCAATTTCATCTCCAAAGTTAAAGCAGGTAATAGGTGTTGATGAGAGTGAAAAATATATAGCCTTTGATGATGCATTTGTTAATGGTCAATATAAGCTTATAAATTACTTAGAGGAGGCGAATAGAAAAAAGCCATCAATGAGAGATAAGTTCGATAAAGATGTTATTGCGGTTGATGAGAGGATAAATGTTGCATTTTTAATCTATACAGCACAAAGCTTAAGAATCATACCTGATTTTAACAAAGAAAGCACTACTTGGTATGCTCCAACAGAGGCTATGGCTACATTTAAACAAGAAGATAGAGATCATTTACACAAGTTATTTCAAGCATATTTTGCAAGCTTCAATCAAGGGTTAGTTGAGGATAATTGGGAGAATGCAACATTAGCATTAAGTGCATTTAAGCAGATTCAAGCCCAATTTGGTGGAGAGCTTCTACCAGAGGCAAAAAGAGTGCAATTAGAGATATTTTTAAACCATTACAATATTTTTGATAATTTAACTTTATTTTATATCTTGGCTGGTGTGATACTATTTATAGTTGTATTAATTCAAATTCTGCGTGATAAAAATGTGGTTATTTTACCTTCAAAATTGATACATTTATTTATTTTATTATTAGTCATTATACACACTATTGGACTTGGGGTGCGTTGGTATGTAGGTGAGCATGCACCTTGGAGTAATGCTTATGAATCTATGATATATGTTGCATGGGCCTCTGGTATTGCTGGAGTTGTGTTTTTTAGGAAGAGTTATTTAGCATTGGCTGCTTCTAGCTTTCTAGCCGGTATTTGTTTGTTTGTAGCGCATCTTGGATTTATGGATCCTCAAATTGGAAATTTAGTGCCTGTATTAAAGTCTTATTGGCTAAATATACATGTATCAATTATTACTGCTAGTTATGGATTTTTAGGGCTTTGTTTTATTCTTGGTGCAATTAGTTTGTTATTGTTTATCTTTAGAGGTAAGAATCCTCAAATAGACAAAACTCTACTAACCATACACACAATCAATGAAATGTCAATGATTTTAGGTCTTGCTATGCTTACGGTTGGTAATTTCTTGGGCGGTGTATGGGCAAATGAATCTTGGGGTAGATATTGGGGATGGGATCCAAAAGAGACTTGGGCGTTAATATCTATTGTGGTTTATGCAATTGTGTTGCATGTTAGATTCTTGCCAAAAGGGGATAATCCATTCGTGTTTGCAGCATTATCTGTGATCGCATTTTATTCTATATTGATGACATATTTTGGAGTGAATTATTATCTATCTGGATTGCATTCTTATGCTGCTGGTGATCCATTGCCAATCCCTACATTTTTATATTATTTTGTAGCAGGAACTATATTGCTTATAATTTTGGCTGGTAGAAAGCGGGATTTGTTGCCACCTAAGCTTTAA